One Paenibacillus crassostreae DNA segment encodes these proteins:
- a CDS encoding glutamate-1-semialdehyde 2,1-aminomutase, whose amino-acid sequence MINRTNSEQLYEQALQHIVGGVNSPSRSFKAVGGGAPVFMKRANGAYFWDADDNKYIDYLAAYGPIITGHAHPHITAAITKAAENGTLYGAPTEWEIQLAVMLKEAIPSMDKVRFVNSGTEAVMTTIRVARAYTKRNKIIKFAGCYHGHSDLVLVAAGSGPSTLGIPDSAGVPASIAQEVITVPFNDLEGLKAALERWGDDVAAVMVEPIVGNFGMVMPQDGFLEGLCKMTHDNGSLVIYDEVITAFRFHYGSTQTFEGLHNHDAIVPDLTALGKIIGGGLPIGAYGGRKHVMEQVAPLGPAYQAGTMAGNPASILSGIACLEVLQGEGVYEEMNRLAVKLTAGIQNSADRHGIPLTINRIRGSFSTHFCNHPITNYDEAQDTDGEVFASFFRHMLNHGINLAPSKYEAWFLTTAHTDEDIEQTLEAAEKCFQLM is encoded by the coding sequence ATGATAAATAGAACTAACTCCGAACAATTATATGAACAAGCCCTGCAACATATCGTTGGTGGTGTCAATAGCCCCTCGCGGTCTTTCAAAGCCGTAGGTGGAGGAGCACCTGTATTTATGAAACGAGCTAATGGTGCCTATTTCTGGGATGCAGATGATAATAAATATATCGATTACCTCGCAGCATATGGTCCCATCATTACAGGCCATGCACATCCTCATATTACTGCGGCTATCACTAAAGCTGCAGAGAATGGTACACTTTATGGCGCCCCAACAGAGTGGGAAATACAACTTGCGGTCATGTTGAAGGAAGCTATCCCTTCAATGGATAAGGTACGATTCGTAAATTCAGGTACGGAAGCAGTGATGACAACCATACGTGTAGCTCGTGCTTATACCAAACGTAATAAGATCATTAAATTTGCTGGTTGTTACCATGGACACTCGGATTTAGTCCTTGTGGCCGCAGGATCTGGACCCTCCACATTAGGTATTCCAGATAGTGCGGGTGTTCCTGCAAGTATCGCGCAGGAAGTCATTACAGTACCTTTTAACGACTTAGAAGGACTTAAAGCAGCCCTCGAACGTTGGGGAGATGATGTTGCTGCTGTTATGGTAGAACCGATTGTTGGTAATTTCGGTATGGTTATGCCACAAGACGGTTTCCTTGAAGGTCTTTGTAAGATGACACATGATAATGGTTCCCTTGTAATATATGACGAAGTAATCACAGCTTTTCGTTTTCATTATGGATCAACTCAGACCTTTGAGGGTTTACACAATCATGATGCGATCGTACCCGATCTTACCGCATTAGGCAAAATCATTGGTGGTGGCTTACCGATTGGCGCATATGGCGGTAGAAAGCATGTTATGGAGCAAGTTGCTCCACTCGGACCTGCATATCAGGCCGGAACGATGGCAGGCAATCCCGCTTCAATTCTCTCAGGTATTGCTTGTTTGGAGGTTCTTCAGGGCGAAGGTGTATACGAGGAAATGAATCGTCTAGCCGTAAAACTAACTGCGGGTATACAAAACTCAGCAGATCGTCATGGTATTCCATTAACGATAAACCGAATTCGCGGCTCTTTCTCTACCCATTTCTGTAATCATCCGATTACGAATTATGATGAAGCTCAAGATACCGACGGAGAAGTTTTCGCCTCATTCTTCCGCCACATGTTGAATCATGGTATTAATCTGGCTCCCTCTAAGTATGAAGCATGGTTCCTAACTACAGCTCATACCGATGAAGATATTGAACAGACCCTAGAGGCTGCGGAGAAATGCTTCCAGTTGATGTAA
- a CDS encoding PLP-dependent aminotransferase family protein — MKKYSRLMLALEGRIQTGEFSQGKKLPSIRNLAEMYSCNKSTVIRAYEEMEKHHLIYSIPQSGYYVVQKKGWNQGNLPQENIEMVLDFASAAPDQRIFPYVDFQHCINKAIDAYKDDLFTYGTRKGLSSLIQILQRHLAGYQVFADKEQIMVTSGVQQALAILVSMPFPNGRDTIVIEQPGYFLFIEMLNIMNIPVIGVPRDDEGLDLEKLEDIFATGSIKFFYTMPRFHNPLGTSLTLKQKQEIIRLALKYDVYIVEDDYLADLEGDSKADPIYAYTTSPQVIYLKSYSKILFPGLRVGVAVLPTLLIDTFSRFKVIMDIDTSMISQAALEIYMKSGMFERHRERIKSSYNRKMKQLNQALVRNSDHESFASTPRNRVIHTIVPMPSKLSFATLKHALHKRNIIVDSTEAYYLSGGYTESMLRLNVSNVPDTSIVTGIGIIRSEIERLHIPH, encoded by the coding sequence ATGAAGAAATATTCACGACTAATGCTGGCGCTTGAAGGACGTATCCAAACGGGTGAATTCTCGCAAGGAAAGAAACTACCTTCGATCAGAAACTTAGCAGAGATGTATAGTTGTAACAAAAGTACGGTTATTCGTGCATACGAGGAGATGGAGAAGCATCATCTCATATATTCAATACCCCAAAGTGGATACTATGTGGTACAGAAGAAGGGTTGGAATCAAGGTAATTTACCTCAAGAAAATATAGAAATGGTATTGGATTTTGCATCAGCTGCACCAGATCAGCGTATTTTCCCTTATGTGGATTTTCAGCACTGCATTAATAAAGCTATCGATGCTTACAAAGATGATTTGTTCACCTATGGAACACGCAAAGGACTCTCTTCACTTATTCAGATTCTACAGAGACACTTAGCTGGGTATCAGGTATTTGCGGACAAGGAACAAATTATGGTGACTTCGGGTGTTCAACAAGCGCTAGCTATTCTTGTGTCTATGCCTTTCCCAAATGGTAGGGACACGATTGTTATTGAGCAGCCTGGGTACTTTCTATTCATTGAAATGCTGAATATAATGAACATCCCAGTTATAGGAGTGCCTAGGGATGATGAGGGGTTAGATCTGGAGAAGTTAGAGGACATATTCGCAACGGGTTCTATAAAGTTCTTCTACACAATGCCTCGTTTTCATAACCCACTAGGAACCTCCTTAACGCTGAAGCAGAAGCAGGAAATTATACGGTTAGCACTTAAATATGATGTATATATAGTTGAGGATGATTATCTAGCTGATTTGGAGGGCGACTCTAAGGCAGACCCTATTTACGCTTATACGACTTCACCACAAGTGATTTATCTTAAAAGCTACTCCAAAATTCTCTTCCCTGGGCTGCGGGTAGGTGTTGCTGTTCTACCAACGTTGTTGATAGATACGTTCAGTAGATTTAAAGTCATAATGGACATTGATACTTCTATGATATCTCAAGCTGCACTTGAAATATATATGAAAAGTGGGATGTTCGAACGTCATCGTGAGCGGATTAAATCTTCATACAATAGGAAAATGAAACAGTTAAATCAGGCATTAGTTCGGAACTCTGATCATGAATCATTCGCATCTACACCACGTAATCGTGTTATTCATACCATTGTACCCATGCCAAGTAAGCTTTCATTTGCAACCCTGAAGCATGCACTTCATAAACGTAACATTATCGTGGACAGTACGGAGGCATATTATCTTTCTGGTGGATATACTGAGTCAATGCTACGATTGAATGTATCTAATGTACCGGATACGAGCATAGTTACAGGAATCGGAATCATTCGTAGCGAGATCGAAAGGTTACATATTCCACACTGA
- a CDS encoding sensory rhodopsin transducer, producing the protein MNDVTEQHTNHSSRGSMYWVIPDGYIPLISQGELESHDSICVLNCGTQSAELHITIFFEDREPLENIVQSVDGRRTKHIRTATLRSDRKYIPKGVPYAIVVESSVPIIVQYSRLDSTQAELALMSVMAHPIS; encoded by the coding sequence ATGAATGATGTAACAGAACAACATACTAATCATAGTAGTCGTGGAAGCATGTACTGGGTCATTCCTGATGGTTATATTCCCCTGATCAGCCAAGGTGAACTTGAGAGTCATGATAGTATTTGTGTACTGAACTGCGGAACACAGAGTGCGGAACTTCATATCACCATTTTCTTTGAAGATCGTGAGCCACTAGAGAATATCGTTCAATCTGTCGACGGTCGAAGAACGAAGCATATCCGAACGGCCACATTACGATCAGATAGAAAATATATTCCCAAAGGCGTACCCTATGCGATTGTCGTAGAGAGTAGTGTCCCAATTATCGTTCAATACAGTCGCCTGGATTCGACACAAGCAGAGTTAGCATTAATGAGTGTTATGGCACATCCTATATCATAA
- the bcp gene encoding thioredoxin-dependent thiol peroxidase — translation MEALEIGCVAPEFTLMASNGREVSLSDYRGRKLVLYFYPKNMTPTCTQEACDFRDANSAIEKLGAVIIGISTDEWKSHNKFITRHDLPFLLLSDVDHMISEKYGVWQLKKMFGKEYLGIVRSSFLINEEGILMKEWRKVKVAGHTEEVLASLQSEQ, via the coding sequence ATGGAAGCATTAGAAATAGGTTGTGTCGCACCAGAATTTACACTTATGGCTTCAAATGGAAGAGAAGTATCGCTTAGTGACTATCGTGGACGGAAATTGGTGCTTTACTTCTATCCTAAGAACATGACACCAACATGTACGCAGGAAGCATGTGATTTCCGTGACGCGAATTCTGCCATAGAAAAACTAGGTGCCGTAATAATTGGAATTAGTACAGATGAGTGGAAGTCACATAATAAATTTATTACACGTCATGATCTACCATTCCTATTATTGTCGGATGTGGATCATATGATTAGTGAAAAATATGGGGTCTGGCAGCTGAAGAAAATGTTTGGGAAAGAATATCTAGGTATTGTACGCTCTTCCTTTCTTATTAATGAAGAGGGAATACTTATGAAAGAATGGCGTAAGGTTAAAGTCGCTGGACATACAGAAGAAGTATTGGCATCATTACAATCCGAACAATAA
- a CDS encoding carbohydrate ABC transporter permease, whose product MRRNGVLKSNLTGYAFISPFIIGFLAFTLIPMVISLYLSFTNYNLFSSPRWVGFDNFDKMFTNDPKYWNSVRVTLIYVLLGVPLRLMFALFIAMILNTKSRMVGAYRTMYYLPSIIGGSVAVSIMWRNIFSNEGIVNSVIGWFGITPVQWFGNPDASLVMLISLSVWQFGSSMLIFLAGLKNISVEMYEAAGVDGAKPIRKFFSITLPLLSPIVLFNLIMQTISAFMTFVPAYIISKGEGGPMDGTMLYSLYLFRQAFMFNNMGYASAMAWMMLILIGIMTGLLFITSKFWVFYESEGGR is encoded by the coding sequence TTGCGACGGAATGGTGTTCTGAAATCGAATCTAACCGGATATGCGTTTATTAGCCCGTTTATTATAGGTTTTCTTGCATTTACTTTGATACCAATGGTCATATCATTGTATCTATCGTTCACGAATTATAATTTGTTCTCGTCACCTCGATGGGTAGGATTTGATAATTTCGATAAAATGTTCACGAATGACCCGAAATATTGGAATTCAGTAAGAGTGACCTTAATCTATGTGTTGCTAGGTGTTCCTCTTCGGTTGATGTTTGCTTTATTTATTGCCATGATCCTTAATACGAAATCTCGCATGGTTGGGGCATATCGTACAATGTACTATTTACCTTCCATTATTGGAGGAAGCGTAGCCGTCTCCATTATGTGGCGTAATATTTTTAGTAATGAAGGAATTGTGAATAGTGTGATCGGTTGGTTCGGAATAACTCCAGTACAGTGGTTTGGAAATCCTGACGCTTCTCTAGTCATGCTGATCTCTTTGTCTGTATGGCAGTTCGGATCATCGATGCTCATCTTCCTTGCAGGACTTAAGAATATATCCGTGGAGATGTATGAAGCTGCTGGGGTGGATGGGGCAAAACCAATACGTAAATTTTTCAGCATTACACTCCCCTTATTAAGTCCAATAGTGCTATTTAATCTAATTATGCAGACGATTAGTGCCTTCATGACATTCGTACCTGCCTATATCATTTCTAAGGGTGAGGGCGGACCTATGGATGGAACGATGTTGTATTCACTGTACTTGTTCCGTCAAGCCTTTATGTTTAATAATATGGGCTATGCCTCAGCAATGGCCTGGATGATGCTCATTTTAATTGGGATCATGACTGGACTCTTGTTTATTACTTCTAAGTTTTGGGTCTTTTATGAATCCGAAGGGGGCCGTTGA
- a CDS encoding LCP family protein: MTKKTRRTIWWVLAVLLLAVISYAVYYFTSIYNGLEGLKKEGDASPFSQVEQIEAAAPEPPKWEGTEPVSILIMGVDGRGVSEGEIPRSDSMMVATLDPTQKKIYLFSILRDTYVDIPEYRSDRINTAITHGPNTAMNTISELLGIPVQYYVYTDFQGFIKLVDAIGGVDFYVEKDMKYSSKADNHEFDINLKQGQQHLDGDMALQYVRFRHDALSDFTRTGRQRDFVKAVAEKMISTTSIMKLPTILEEVSPFVDTNLSINDMWKLATIGYQSSMSSSEQIPPMDMLAEETIGGASVIAVKDLDELQQFVQDTLNPPVVETDPLTDPGVESMMDNEESDQTTN; this comes from the coding sequence ATGACAAAAAAAACAAGAAGAACCATTTGGTGGGTTCTTGCCGTACTCTTACTTGCCGTGATTAGTTACGCTGTTTATTATTTCACATCTATTTATAATGGTTTAGAAGGATTGAAAAAAGAAGGAGATGCATCTCCTTTTAGCCAAGTAGAACAAATCGAAGCTGCAGCACCAGAACCTCCTAAATGGGAAGGCACAGAACCTGTCAGTATATTGATTATGGGTGTGGATGGCCGTGGCGTATCAGAAGGCGAGATCCCTCGTTCTGACAGTATGATGGTTGCAACATTAGATCCCACACAGAAAAAAATCTACCTATTCTCCATACTAAGGGATACATATGTTGATATTCCTGAATATCGTAGTGACCGAATTAATACGGCTATCACACATGGCCCTAACACTGCTATGAATACTATTAGTGAACTTCTAGGTATTCCTGTTCAATACTATGTTTATACCGACTTTCAGGGATTTATTAAACTTGTGGATGCCATTGGTGGGGTAGATTTCTACGTAGAGAAAGATATGAAATATAGTAGTAAAGCGGATAACCATGAGTTTGATATCAACCTCAAGCAAGGTCAGCAACATCTTGATGGAGATATGGCACTACAATATGTTCGTTTCCGCCATGATGCTTTATCTGATTTCACTCGTACAGGGAGACAGCGTGATTTCGTAAAAGCTGTTGCAGAGAAAATGATATCTACAACATCGATTATGAAGCTTCCAACGATATTAGAAGAGGTAAGTCCATTTGTCGATACTAACCTATCGATCAACGACATGTGGAAGCTCGCGACTATTGGATATCAGAGCTCGATGTCGAGCAGTGAACAGATTCCTCCAATGGATATGCTCGCTGAAGAAACGATTGGTGGCGCATCTGTGATTGCCGTAAAAGATTTAGACGAACTTCAACAATTTGTACAAGACACATTGAATCCTCCTGTAGTAGAAACAGACCCCCTTACTGACCCAGGGGTTGAATCGATGATGGATAATGAAGAAAGTGACCAAACAACAAATTGA
- a CDS encoding glycoside hydrolase family 88 protein → MASLIVDEHEIAKVIDRVVDRTFKMDFNWDWPGGVAFYGICEVYQATGKVEYLERLKIWADENIEDGLPQLSVNGVSVGHSLLTLYEATKEQKYLDIAIQMAEFLSHKAERFGEGVFQHTVNSVHDVFPEQAWVDTMFMAGYYLLRIGYLTGNRDYIEDGLKQYHGHEKYLQDPGSNLYYHGWDHLQQNHMSGMYWARGNSWAALTMSKALKLVEVTHPSYMKIDGSLRDQLSALVRVQSPEGLWHTILDDDTSYLEISGSAGIATAILMRGRLYNKYTQKAIDGILARINEDGTVTEVSAGTAVMNDIQGYREVPCNRIQGWGQGLTLAFLAELLRTKENRFG, encoded by the coding sequence ATGGCTAGTTTAATTGTTGATGAACATGAAATTGCTAAGGTGATTGATCGAGTAGTGGATCGGACGTTTAAGATGGATTTTAACTGGGACTGGCCAGGTGGTGTAGCCTTCTACGGAATTTGTGAGGTATATCAGGCAACAGGTAAGGTGGAATATTTAGAACGTCTTAAGATATGGGCAGATGAGAATATTGAGGATGGGTTACCCCAATTATCAGTTAATGGTGTATCGGTAGGACATTCCTTATTAACTTTATATGAAGCAACGAAAGAGCAGAAATACCTAGATATTGCGATTCAAATGGCTGAATTTCTGTCACATAAGGCAGAACGATTCGGAGAAGGAGTTTTTCAACATACCGTTAACTCTGTGCATGATGTATTTCCAGAGCAGGCTTGGGTGGATACGATGTTCATGGCAGGGTATTATTTACTGCGAATTGGATATCTAACAGGAAATAGAGATTATATTGAGGATGGATTAAAGCAATATCATGGACATGAGAAATATCTTCAAGATCCGGGGAGTAATTTGTATTATCATGGATGGGATCATCTTCAGCAGAACCATATGTCAGGGATGTATTGGGCAAGGGGTAATTCTTGGGCAGCACTTACGATGTCGAAAGCCCTGAAGTTAGTCGAAGTTACTCACCCTTCTTATATGAAGATCGATGGATCGCTTCGTGATCAGCTTAGTGCATTAGTTCGAGTACAATCTCCGGAAGGCTTGTGGCATACTATTCTAGATGATGATACATCTTATCTTGAAATATCAGGTTCAGCAGGAATTGCAACAGCCATTCTAATGCGAGGTCGACTCTATAATAAGTATACACAGAAGGCTATTGATGGAATCCTAGCTCGAATTAATGAAGATGGAACTGTGACTGAAGTCTCGGCAGGAACAGCTGTGATGAACGATATTCAAGGATATCGTGAAGTTCCTTGTAATCGTATTCAAGGCTGGGGCCAAGGCTTAACGCTAGCATTTCTTGCTGAACTATTACGGACTAAAGAGAATCGATTTGGGTGA
- a CDS encoding DMT family transporter, with translation MNNTRQNGSAYFAAFLYAIIIGFSFLFVKMTISAAHPLDVLAHRFTLSFFAISIPVIFGWISVSIKLKDLWPILRLALLSPVLFFAFQAFGLMSASSSEAGIIQASVPIFTLILASYFLKERSSSLQKISLLVSVVGVIFIFVMKGSSQVSSGNFQGVLLLLLSALAFAGYSVLARPLTRTFKPIELTYITLGVGFILFNIMAVGRHTTAGTLHEFLQPLTDISYIGALLYLGILSTMVTTLLSSFALSRIEASKMSVFINFSTLVSMVAGVIFLNEQLQYYHVIAAIMIILGVLGTNFLGNKRES, from the coding sequence TTGAATAATACACGTCAGAATGGTTCTGCTTATTTTGCTGCTTTTTTATATGCTATCATTATTGGGTTCTCTTTTCTATTCGTTAAAATGACCATCTCCGCAGCACATCCATTAGATGTGTTAGCGCATCGCTTCACACTATCCTTCTTTGCTATCAGCATTCCTGTGATCTTTGGCTGGATATCTGTAAGTATTAAACTGAAAGACCTCTGGCCCATTTTACGACTTGCATTGCTATCTCCAGTCTTATTTTTCGCCTTTCAAGCTTTTGGACTCATGAGTGCCTCCTCATCAGAGGCTGGAATTATTCAGGCTTCCGTACCCATCTTTACTTTAATACTTGCCTCTTATTTTCTTAAGGAGCGGAGCAGTAGTCTGCAAAAAATATCGCTACTAGTATCTGTAGTAGGTGTCATCTTCATCTTTGTAATGAAAGGTAGTTCTCAGGTAAGCTCAGGTAACTTCCAAGGTGTATTATTACTACTCTTATCGGCACTCGCTTTTGCTGGATACAGTGTCCTTGCACGACCCTTAACACGTACGTTTAAACCGATAGAACTTACGTACATCACGCTTGGAGTGGGCTTCATATTATTTAATATAATGGCTGTAGGAAGACATACCACTGCTGGAACATTGCATGAATTTCTTCAGCCGCTAACAGATATAAGCTATATTGGGGCATTACTGTATCTTGGGATTCTCTCCACTATGGTTACAACCTTACTCTCAAGCTTCGCACTCTCACGTATTGAAGCTTCTAAAATGAGTGTGTTCATTAATTTCTCTACACTTGTCTCGATGGTCGCTGGTGTGATTTTTCTGAACGAACAATTACAATACTATCATGTGATCGCTGCAATCATGATTATTCTAGGTGTGCTTGGCACCAATTTCTTAGGTAATAAGCGTGAATCATAA
- a CDS encoding rhamnogalacturonan acetylesterase encodes MKGINQEWAFDFGIGTPTEGYIGVSADTLYDDDRGYGFQGNGQVFARNRMDRDVKVMGEEQLQQSFCIPKGMDFIIKIPDGTYRITAEIGDAIADTHTIIRAGENKAVLPPISTFQGEFKKVMFTVAARNGNLVLKFTGLAPRINNLHISPVETLTLFIAGDSTVTDQAAIGYPYAGWGQILPALFKYDVLVDNHAISGRSSRSFIEEGRLDEISEKMKSGDFLFVQFGHNDEKSDPKRGTKPYTTYKQHLKEYIVAAKEKQACPVFITPVHRRYFNDDGTLSDTHGDYIIAMKELAVEENIPLIDLAAESKILFEEAGIEGSKRYFMWTYPGEYINHPGGVEDNTHFQELGALRLAERVAEQIRQLDLQPLRMYLR; translated from the coding sequence ATGAAAGGAATTAATCAAGAATGGGCATTTGACTTTGGAATAGGCACGCCAACAGAAGGTTATATCGGTGTCTCAGCGGATACTCTTTATGATGATGACAGGGGGTATGGCTTTCAAGGGAATGGTCAAGTATTTGCCCGTAATCGAATGGATCGTGATGTGAAAGTTATGGGAGAAGAGCAATTACAACAGAGTTTTTGCATTCCGAAGGGAATGGATTTTATTATTAAAATTCCTGATGGAACGTATCGAATAACTGCGGAGATCGGGGATGCTATTGCCGACACCCATACGATCATAAGGGCAGGAGAGAACAAGGCGGTGTTACCTCCTATTTCAACCTTTCAAGGTGAATTTAAAAAGGTGATGTTTACCGTAGCTGCGCGAAATGGAAATCTCGTATTAAAATTCACGGGATTAGCTCCACGTATCAATAACCTGCATATTTCTCCAGTAGAAACATTAACATTATTTATAGCTGGAGATTCCACTGTGACGGATCAAGCAGCCATTGGATATCCCTATGCAGGTTGGGGACAGATATTACCAGCTCTCTTCAAATATGATGTGCTCGTGGATAATCACGCGATATCAGGGCGAAGTTCACGGAGCTTTATTGAGGAAGGTAGACTTGATGAAATATCGGAGAAAATGAAGTCCGGGGATTTCCTCTTCGTTCAATTCGGACATAATGACGAGAAGAGTGATCCTAAACGAGGAACCAAACCTTATACAACATATAAACAGCATCTGAAGGAATACATAGTGGCTGCTAAGGAGAAGCAAGCTTGCCCGGTATTCATAACTCCTGTCCATAGACGGTATTTCAATGATGATGGTACTCTGTCAGATACACATGGCGACTATATTATAGCTATGAAAGAACTCGCTGTAGAAGAGAACATACCACTGATTGATTTGGCAGCAGAGAGTAAGATTCTTTTTGAAGAAGCGGGAATAGAGGGAAGTAAGCGGTACTTCATGTGGACTTACCCAGGTGAATATATTAATCATCCCGGAGGAGTGGAAGATAACACACATTTCCAAGAACTTGGGGCACTTCGACTAGCAGAACGGGTGGCTGAACAAATTCGTCAACTGGATCTACAACCTCTTCGAATGTATTTAAGATAA
- the clpP gene encoding ATP-dependent Clp endopeptidase proteolytic subunit ClpP produces the protein MSIIPYVVEQTSHGERSYDIYSRLLKDRIVFLGSEINDATANNIVAQLLFLAADDPDKDISLYINSPGGSVTAAFAVYDTMQFIKPEVRTICTGLAASAASLLLLAGHKGKRLALQHSEIMIHQPLGGAQGQATDIEITARRILKIKDQLNYLYAEKTGQSLEKIKMDMERDYYLSAEEAKSYGIVDEVVCSPL, from the coding sequence ATGAGTATTATACCTTATGTTGTTGAGCAGACCTCTCACGGAGAGAGGTCTTATGATATTTATTCTCGTCTACTGAAAGATCGCATTGTATTTCTAGGATCGGAGATTAACGACGCTACGGCTAACAACATTGTTGCACAGCTTCTTTTTCTAGCAGCAGATGATCCTGACAAAGATATTTCTCTGTACATTAACAGTCCTGGTGGTTCCGTTACAGCCGCCTTCGCAGTATATGACACGATGCAATTTATCAAACCTGAAGTCAGAACTATATGCACAGGACTTGCTGCTTCCGCTGCATCATTACTGCTCTTAGCTGGCCATAAAGGTAAACGACTTGCATTACAGCACAGTGAAATTATGATTCATCAACCTTTGGGCGGAGCACAAGGTCAAGCAACAGACATTGAAATAACCGCACGACGTATTCTAAAAATAAAGGATCAACTGAATTATTTATATGCTGAAAAGACTGGTCAATCCTTAGAGAAGATAAAAATGGATATGGAACGAGACTATTACTTATCTGCTGAAGAAGCTAAATCCTATGGGATTGTGGATGAAGTGGTGTGTTCCCCCTTGTAA
- a CDS encoding carbohydrate ABC transporter permease, with product MVWKRFKWPVYHILVTALAIIMLYPVIWMLFSSFKESRLIFLTADSLFPDTWIWSNYSEGWKGTIYPFSKYMTNTIVIVVIATIGAVISSSLIAFGFARLRFVGQKFWFALMMVTLMLPHDVVLVPQYIIFTKLGWLNTILPLVVPSFFGMPFFIFLMVQFIKTIPGELDDAAAIDGCGKFRLYLQVIMPLLKSSLATAAIFSFYWRWEDLLGPVLYLNSPEKYTVSMALKMFLDSESASNWGAMFAMSIVSLIPVIAIFFAFQKQIVQGMSSSGLKG from the coding sequence ATGGTATGGAAAAGATTCAAGTGGCCTGTATATCATATTCTCGTGACTGCACTGGCAATTATCATGCTCTATCCTGTAATTTGGATGTTATTTAGTTCGTTTAAAGAAAGTCGATTGATATTCTTAACAGCGGATTCGCTGTTTCCTGACACATGGATTTGGAGTAATTATTCAGAAGGATGGAAAGGGACGATCTATCCTTTCAGTAAATATATGACGAACACAATAGTAATCGTTGTTATTGCAACCATTGGGGCTGTCATATCATCTTCACTGATTGCATTTGGTTTTGCACGTCTTCGCTTCGTAGGGCAGAAATTCTGGTTTGCATTGATGATGGTAACGTTGATGCTTCCACATGATGTGGTACTTGTCCCGCAATACATTATTTTTACAAAATTAGGTTGGTTAAATACGATTCTACCGCTGGTCGTTCCATCTTTTTTTGGTATGCCTTTCTTCATATTCTTAATGGTACAATTTATTAAAACGATTCCAGGTGAATTGGATGATGCAGCAGCTATTGATGGGTGTGGGAAATTTCGTTTGTATTTACAGGTTATTATGCCACTTCTGAAATCATCCCTTGCTACAGCAGCAATTTTCTCATTTTATTGGCGATGGGAGGATCTGCTTGGTCCCGTTCTATATCTCAATTCTCCAGAGAAGTACACCGTATCCATGGCGCTCAAAATGTTCCTAGATAGTGAATCCGCATCGAATTGGGGGGCAATGTTTGCAATGTCCATTGTTAGTTTAATTCCTGTAATCGCCATATTCTTTGCTTTCCAGAAACAAATTGTGCAAGGTATGAGTAGTAGTGGGTTGAAGGGATAA